One stretch of Pandoraea oxalativorans DNA includes these proteins:
- a CDS encoding penicillin-binding protein 1A, with amino-acid sequence MSLKHCLPPRAPSHRAHRKSPVVTPQAQSSHAASPSPHRRPHGQLGFGTLAVILTTLAGLAVVAALIAGYALIVMRPNLPALDVITDYRPKVPLRIYTSDNVLIGEFGEERRSLVTIDQIPDVMKKAVLAIEDYRFYDHGGVDFIGILRAGVSDVMHGGAAQGASTITMQVARNFFLSREKTATRKIYEMLLAYKIESALSKDKILELYMNQIYLGQRAYGFASAARIYFGKDLKDITLGEAAMLAGLPKAPSAYNPIVNPKRAKIRQEYILKRMLDLGYISRNQYEDALHEPIRTRTSGNEYNVHAEYVAEMVRQAVYDEYKDDTYTRGLTVITTLDSRKQQAAYEAVRAGVLDYERRHSYRGPEGFVELPAAMPDRQQLIEDTLLEHPDNGDLVAAVVVAASTSQVTAVPLSGDAVVINGDGIGFAASALSAKASEKVRIRPGSIIRVMKDARGKWRISQLPEVQGSLVSLSPDDGAIRALIGGFDFNQSKFNRATQAWRQPGSTFKPVVYSAAIEKGVSPATMVMDGPLNLPPAQTGGQTWDPHDDDAFSGPMTVREGLQRSKNLVAIRLLQFAGTQYTQDYATRFGFDADKVPPYLPMALGAGQTTPLQLAGAYAVFANGGYRVAPYLIGEIRDARGNVLNKATPVVAGVNAARAISAPNAYIMNSLLQTVAQRGTGSGTNVLKRSDLAGKTGTTNDALDGWFAGYQHSLVAVAWIGFDQPKTLGSREFGAQLALPVWTKYMGVVLNGVPQQQMAMPDGVSVVNGELYETDKMPGNGFVASIGIEDNSGGFSLPFFGNGSPSPAAPPPAAAQPPSPGGTDASEKARILDMFKHP; translated from the coding sequence ATGTCCTTGAAGCATTGTTTGCCGCCTCGTGCGCCGTCGCATCGCGCGCACCGCAAGTCCCCCGTCGTCACGCCTCAGGCGCAGTCATCGCACGCCGCTTCGCCTTCACCCCACCGTCGCCCCCATGGTCAGCTCGGATTCGGCACGCTTGCCGTCATCCTTACCACGCTAGCAGGGTTGGCCGTCGTCGCGGCGCTGATCGCCGGCTATGCGCTGATCGTCATGCGCCCCAACCTGCCCGCGCTCGACGTCATCACCGATTACCGGCCCAAGGTGCCGCTGCGGATTTACACGTCCGATAACGTGCTGATCGGCGAATTCGGCGAAGAGCGACGCAGTCTCGTGACCATCGACCAGATTCCGGACGTGATGAAGAAGGCAGTCCTCGCGATCGAGGATTACCGCTTCTACGATCACGGCGGTGTCGACTTCATCGGCATTCTGCGCGCGGGTGTCTCCGATGTGATGCATGGCGGTGCGGCACAGGGGGCCAGCACGATCACCATGCAGGTCGCGCGCAACTTCTTCCTTTCCCGCGAGAAAACGGCGACCCGCAAGATTTACGAAATGCTGCTCGCGTACAAGATCGAGTCCGCGCTGTCGAAGGACAAGATTCTCGAGCTGTACATGAACCAGATCTATCTGGGACAGCGCGCCTACGGCTTCGCCAGCGCCGCGCGCATCTATTTCGGCAAAGACCTCAAGGACATCACGCTTGGCGAAGCCGCCATGCTTGCCGGTCTGCCCAAGGCCCCTTCCGCGTACAACCCGATCGTCAACCCCAAACGCGCGAAGATTCGTCAGGAATACATCCTCAAGCGCATGCTCGATCTGGGCTACATCTCGCGCAATCAGTACGAAGACGCGCTGCATGAGCCGATCCGCACGCGCACGTCCGGCAACGAATACAACGTCCACGCCGAATATGTGGCGGAAATGGTGCGTCAGGCGGTCTACGACGAATACAAGGACGACACCTACACGCGCGGCCTGACCGTCATCACCACGCTCGACTCCAGGAAACAGCAAGCCGCCTATGAGGCCGTTCGCGCGGGCGTGCTCGATTACGAGCGCCGCCATAGCTACCGCGGGCCCGAAGGTTTCGTGGAGCTGCCAGCGGCCATGCCCGATCGTCAGCAACTGATCGAGGACACACTGCTCGAACACCCGGATAACGGTGACCTCGTGGCCGCCGTGGTCGTGGCCGCAAGCACCTCGCAAGTGACGGCGGTTCCCCTCTCGGGCGACGCCGTCGTGATCAATGGCGATGGCATCGGTTTCGCAGCGTCGGCACTCTCGGCCAAGGCCAGCGAGAAGGTCCGCATCCGCCCCGGCTCGATTATCCGCGTGATGAAGGACGCACGCGGCAAATGGCGCATCTCGCAACTGCCCGAAGTGCAAGGCTCGCTCGTCTCGCTCTCGCCGGACGACGGCGCGATTCGCGCCCTGATCGGCGGCTTCGACTTCAACCAGAGCAAATTCAACCGCGCGACGCAGGCATGGCGCCAGCCGGGTTCGACGTTCAAGCCGGTCGTGTACTCGGCGGCTATCGAGAAAGGCGTGAGCCCCGCCACGATGGTGATGGACGGCCCGCTGAACCTGCCGCCCGCACAGACCGGCGGTCAGACGTGGGATCCGCACGACGACGACGCCTTCAGCGGCCCGATGACCGTACGCGAAGGCCTGCAACGCTCCAAGAACCTCGTGGCGATTCGTCTGCTGCAATTCGCCGGCACGCAATACACGCAGGATTACGCCACGCGTTTCGGCTTCGACGCAGACAAGGTGCCGCCGTATCTGCCGATGGCGCTGGGTGCGGGACAGACGACGCCGCTGCAACTTGCCGGCGCCTATGCTGTGTTCGCGAACGGCGGCTACCGCGTTGCGCCGTATCTCATCGGTGAGATTCGCGATGCACGTGGCAACGTCCTGAACAAGGCGACACCGGTCGTGGCAGGTGTGAACGCGGCCCGTGCGATTTCCGCGCCGAACGCGTACATCATGAACAGCCTGCTGCAAACGGTGGCGCAACGCGGAACGGGCTCCGGCACGAATGTGCTCAAGCGTTCCGATCTGGCCGGAAAGACGGGTACGACCAACGACGCGCTGGATGGCTGGTTCGCTGGCTATCAGCACTCGCTCGTGGCGGTGGCGTGGATCGGTTTCGATCAGCCGAAGACGCTGGGCAGCCGCGAATTCGGCGCGCAGTTGGCGCTACCCGTGTGGACCAAGTATATGGGTGTGGTGCTGAACGGCGTGCCGCAACAGCAGATGGCGATGCCCGACGGTGTCAGCGTGGTGAACGGCGAGTTGTACGAGACGGACAAAATGCCGGGCAACGGGTTTGTCGCGAGCATCGGCATCGAGGACAACAGCGGCGGCTTCTCGCTGCCGTTCTTCGGCAACGGCTCGCCCTCTCCTGCCGCGCCGCCGCCTGCCGCCGCGCAACCGCCCTCGCCCGGCGGCACGGATGCCAGCGAAAAGGCCCGAATTCTGGACATGTTCAAGCATCCTTAG